The following proteins are co-located in the Dromiciops gliroides isolate mDroGli1 chromosome 2, mDroGli1.pri, whole genome shotgun sequence genome:
- the MFSD2B gene encoding major facilitator superfamily domain-containing protein 2B isoform X1: protein MATSTPGPSPQPLEKEEEPPQGSPAEHLSVVSKLCYSIGGAPNQAASSAAAFYLQLFLLDVARIPAAQASLILFVGKLSGAAADPAAGFLISRSPWTRLGRLTPWILGCSPFLALTYFLLWFLPPITHLRGLWYGAFYCLFQALSTLQQVPFCALTMFLTQNQQERDSATAYRMTMEMVGTLIGATTHGLIVAGAHKAPKCPEANLTDPLLAVASSISPHTRQLYMVAAGLIAGTYPLCASLLALGTTEEDALYILEQRRVPFFQGLGLTLRHQPYQKLVASFLFISAAVQVQQSYLVLFCTHAASLHSHVQSLVLLVLVAAVLSTPFWEWFLQRAGKKAGAYGIGVMVPSALLLAAAPSAPLAYVVALASGASIAVASLLPWSMLPDVVDDFRLRRLPLKGLETLFYSSYVFVTKLSGAGALGISTLSLEFAGYESGACKQSDKVVVALKVLIGAVPTSMVLIGLGILSVYPITEQRRQETAHRLDVLRKEGSTSSHPSPSGAQGGAAGP from the exons GGCAGTCCTGCTGAGCACCTCTCGGTGGTCTCTAAGCTCTGTTACAGCATCGGTGGGGCCCCCAATCAGGCAGCCTCCAGTGCTGCAGCCTTCTACCTGCAGCTCTTCCTGCTCGATGTAGCCAGG ATCCCTGCAGCTCAAGCCTCGCTCATCCTGTTTGTGGGTAAGCTCTCCGGGGCTGCGGCTGACCCCGCGGCTGGATTTCTCATCAGCCGGAGCCCATGGACGCGCCTGGGCCGCCTCACGCCCTG GATCCTGGGCTGCTCGCCTTTCCTGGCCCTCACCTACTTCCTTCTGTGGTTCCTACCCCCCATCACCCATCTGCGGGGTCTCTGGTACGGAGCTTTCTACTGCCTCTTCCAGGCCCTCTCCACG CTGCAGCAGGTCCCATTCTGTGCCCTTACCATGTTCCTCACTCAGAACCAGCAGGAGAGAGATTCGGCCACTGCCTATC ggATGACCATGGAGATGGTTGGGACGCTGATTGGAGCCACCACGCATGGCCTCATTGTGGCCGGGGCCCACAAGGCCCCCAAATGCCCCGAGGCCAACCTCACTGACCCACTTCTGGCTGTGGCCTCCAGCATCTCTCCCCATACG CGTCAGCTTTACATGGTCGCCGCTGGGCTCATCGCGGGAACCTACCCACTGTGCGCGTCCCTGCTCGCCCTGGGGACCACGGAGGAAGACG CTCTCTACATCCTTGAGCAGCGGAGGGTCCCCTTCTTCCAGGGGCTCGGCCTCACCCTCCGGCATCAGCCCTACCAGAAGCTTGTGGCCTCCTTCCTGTTCATCTCTGCTGCTGTCCAG GTTCAGCAGAGCTACCTTGTCCTGTTCTGCACCCATGCGGCCTCCCTGCATAGCCACGTGCAGAGCCTGGTGCTGCTGGTACTG GTAGCAGCTGTCCTCAGCACCCCATTCTGGGAATGGTTCCTGCAGAGAGCCGGCAAGAAGGCGGGGGCCTACGGGATTGGG GTCATGGTGCCCTCCGCGCTCCTACTGGCCGCGGCTCCCAGTGCCCCCTTGGCCTACGTTGTGGCCTTAGCGTCTGGTGCCAGCATCGCTGTGGCCTCCCTGCTGCCCTG GTCCATGCTGCCTGATGTTGTGGACGACTTCAGGCTCCGGAGACTTCCCCTGAAGGGTCTGGAAACCCTTTTTTATTCCTCCTACGTCTTCGTCACGAAGCTGTCGGGGGCCGGGGCCCTGGGTATCTCCACCCTGAGTTTGGA GTTTGCAGGATATGAGTCTGGCGCCTGTAAACAGTCTGACAAGGTGGTCGTGGCCCTCAAAGTCTTGATTGGAGCTGTCCCCACCAGCATGGTGCTGATAGGTCTGGGCATCCTGTCCGTTTACCCCATCACTGAGCAGCGGCGCCAGGAGACTGCCCACAGGCTGGATGTGCTGAG GAAGGAGGGCTCCACGTCCAGTCACCCCAGTCCCAGTGGAGCCCAGGGTGGAGCCGCAGGTCCCTGA
- the MFSD2B gene encoding major facilitator superfamily domain-containing protein 2B isoform X2 → MATSTPGPSPQPLEKEEEPPQGSPAEHLSVVSKLCYSIGGAPNQAASSAAAFYLQLFLLDVARIPAAQASLILFVGKLSGAAADPAAGFLISRSPWTRLGRLTPWILGCSPFLALTYFLLWFLPPITHLRGLWYGAFYCLFQALSTLQQVPFCALTMFLTQNQQERDSATAYRMTMEMVGTLIGATTHGLIVAGAHKAPKCPEANLTDPLLAVASSISPHTRQLYMVAAGLIAGTYPLCASLLALGTTEEDALYILEQRRVPFFQGLGLTLRHQPYQKLVASFLFISAAVQVQQSYLVLFCTHAASLHSHVQSLVLLVLVMVPSALLLAAAPSAPLAYVVALASGASIAVASLLPWSMLPDVVDDFRLRRLPLKGLETLFYSSYVFVTKLSGAGALGISTLSLEFAGYESGACKQSDKVVVALKVLIGAVPTSMVLIGLGILSVYPITEQRRQETAHRLDVLRKEGSTSSHPSPSGAQGGAAGP, encoded by the exons GGCAGTCCTGCTGAGCACCTCTCGGTGGTCTCTAAGCTCTGTTACAGCATCGGTGGGGCCCCCAATCAGGCAGCCTCCAGTGCTGCAGCCTTCTACCTGCAGCTCTTCCTGCTCGATGTAGCCAGG ATCCCTGCAGCTCAAGCCTCGCTCATCCTGTTTGTGGGTAAGCTCTCCGGGGCTGCGGCTGACCCCGCGGCTGGATTTCTCATCAGCCGGAGCCCATGGACGCGCCTGGGCCGCCTCACGCCCTG GATCCTGGGCTGCTCGCCTTTCCTGGCCCTCACCTACTTCCTTCTGTGGTTCCTACCCCCCATCACCCATCTGCGGGGTCTCTGGTACGGAGCTTTCTACTGCCTCTTCCAGGCCCTCTCCACG CTGCAGCAGGTCCCATTCTGTGCCCTTACCATGTTCCTCACTCAGAACCAGCAGGAGAGAGATTCGGCCACTGCCTATC ggATGACCATGGAGATGGTTGGGACGCTGATTGGAGCCACCACGCATGGCCTCATTGTGGCCGGGGCCCACAAGGCCCCCAAATGCCCCGAGGCCAACCTCACTGACCCACTTCTGGCTGTGGCCTCCAGCATCTCTCCCCATACG CGTCAGCTTTACATGGTCGCCGCTGGGCTCATCGCGGGAACCTACCCACTGTGCGCGTCCCTGCTCGCCCTGGGGACCACGGAGGAAGACG CTCTCTACATCCTTGAGCAGCGGAGGGTCCCCTTCTTCCAGGGGCTCGGCCTCACCCTCCGGCATCAGCCCTACCAGAAGCTTGTGGCCTCCTTCCTGTTCATCTCTGCTGCTGTCCAG GTTCAGCAGAGCTACCTTGTCCTGTTCTGCACCCATGCGGCCTCCCTGCATAGCCACGTGCAGAGCCTGGTGCTGCTGGTACTG GTCATGGTGCCCTCCGCGCTCCTACTGGCCGCGGCTCCCAGTGCCCCCTTGGCCTACGTTGTGGCCTTAGCGTCTGGTGCCAGCATCGCTGTGGCCTCCCTGCTGCCCTG GTCCATGCTGCCTGATGTTGTGGACGACTTCAGGCTCCGGAGACTTCCCCTGAAGGGTCTGGAAACCCTTTTTTATTCCTCCTACGTCTTCGTCACGAAGCTGTCGGGGGCCGGGGCCCTGGGTATCTCCACCCTGAGTTTGGA GTTTGCAGGATATGAGTCTGGCGCCTGTAAACAGTCTGACAAGGTGGTCGTGGCCCTCAAAGTCTTGATTGGAGCTGTCCCCACCAGCATGGTGCTGATAGGTCTGGGCATCCTGTCCGTTTACCCCATCACTGAGCAGCGGCGCCAGGAGACTGCCCACAGGCTGGATGTGCTGAG GAAGGAGGGCTCCACGTCCAGTCACCCCAGTCCCAGTGGAGCCCAGGGTGGAGCCGCAGGTCCCTGA
- the LOC122741833 gene encoding WD repeat and coiled-coil-containing protein: MDLGKGKLLRTGLNALYQAIHPVHGIAWTDGKQVVLTALQLQNKEPRFGDSRIIGQFEHVHGLSWGPPGSGGSPTLLAVQHKKHVTVWQLCSSSSERSKLLVSQTCEIGEPFPVLPQGCVWHPKKAILTVLTSRDVSVLHSVHCDSSRVKADLVKVQGFVHCAGWTRDGHRLVVAVGSALHSFAWDDSQKTLHACSFCPVLDIGSRICSVLATVDMQIVVATELPLDKICRPNSMEALEMLAAEEMQPSPSSLTGGAELPFVNTGKASPDSALPCSSASLSSSSLDPLDLPQVLPGNYRSDSSPLFCLSEKDCLSGPGQDSSHLVLVTFDSMATITRKVGVPGILVPDLLAFDPTSQVVAVASNTCHILLIYSLSPTLAPDVQCIRLETCERPKGICFLTDKLLLILVGKQKFSDPTFLPSSKSDRYTIRLAVREVSFEEEPSLQSARSHRDFCNVGMMLGTGSKRKPGESHHPISCPQRRELLLPGNLAIQSLASRKTLIEEITVASPVPSPRPDPPQLSKPSPTPNAAAASVEETEAVSSPPSPNAQPSSPRTPCRLIHEPLNLAQGGVSWNEKEESQLWGTLESLSGSFTALHQRLSELLDLLHGRKQSPPPTTYPPTQDPSFLLIKYQKPSPTGPTEDKRAVLLCDGKLRLQMVQQMFGLSLVEMQHGSLWIVLSADSEGFVPLTFSASQEITVRDGSRSGLGSPTQ, translated from the exons ATGGACTTGGGGAAGGGCAAACTCCTGAGAACCGGCCTCAACGCCCTCTACCAGGCGATCCATCCTGTCCATGGCATCGCCTGGACTGACGGGAAGCAGGTCGTCCTGACAGCACTGCAGCTGCAGAACAAGGAGCCCAGGTTTGGGGACTCGAGGATCATCGGGCAGTTTGAGCACGTGCATGGGCTGTCCTGGGGCCCCCCGGGGTCAGGGGGCAGCCCTACACTTCTGGCGGTGCAGCACAAGAAGCACGTCACCGTGTGGCAGCTGTGCTCAAGTTCCTCAGAGAGAAGCAAGCTGCTGGTGTCCCAGACGTGCGAGATTGGGGAGCCCTTCCCTGTGCTCCCCCAGGGCTGTGTGTGGCACCCCAAGAAGGCTATCCTGACCGTGCTCACCAGTCGGGACGTCTCTGTCCTCCACTCCGTCCACTGTGACAGCTCCAGGGTCAAGGCCGACCTGGTCAAGGTCCAGGGCTTTGTACACTGTGCGGGCTGGACCCGTGATGGCCACAGGCTGGTGGTGGCCGTGGGCAGTGCCCTACACTCTTTCGCGTGGGATGACTCCCAGAAGACGCTGCACGCGTGCTCTTTCTGCCCTGTGTTGGACATAGGCAGTCGCATCTGCTCAGTGCTGGCCACTGTGGACATGCAGATCGTGGTGGCCACCGAGCTCCCACTAGACAAGATCTGTCGCCCCAACTCGATGGAGGCCTTGGAGATGTTAGCCGCGGAAGAGATGCAGCCCTCCCCCTCGTCCCTGACAGGCGGTGCAGAGCTGCCCTTTGTGAACACCGGGAAAGCGTCCCCCGACTCGGCACTACCCTGCTCGTCTGCTTCCCTCTCTTCGTCCTCCCTGGACCCCTTGGATCTCCCTCAGGTGCTCCCTGGGAACTATCGATCTGATTCCAGCCCCCTCTTCTGCCTCAGCGAGAAGGACTGCTTGTCTGGGCCTGGCCAGGACTCCTCCCATTTGGTCCTGGTGACCTTCGATAGCATGGCCACCATCACCCGGAAGGTGGGCGTCCCTGGCATCCTGGTGCCGGACCTGCTGGCGTTTGACCCCACGTCACAAGTGGTGGCTGTTGCCTCCAACACGTGCCACATCCTTCTCATTTATTCCCTGAGCCCCACCTTGGCACCGGATGTCCAGTGCATCCGCCTGGAGACCTGTGAGAGGCCCAAGGGCATTTGTTTTCTGACGGACAAACTCCTCCTGATTTTGGTTGGGAAGCAGAAGTTCTCAGATCccactttccttccctcctccaagtCTGACAGGTACACCATTCGCTTGGCAGTCCGGGAAGTCAGCTTTGAGGAAGAGCCCTCCTTGCAGTCTGCCCGGAGCCATCGAGATTTCTGCAATGTTGGCATGATGCTGGGCACGGGCAGCAAGAGGAAGCCCGGGGAGAGCCATCACCCCATCTCCTGCCCCCAGAGGAGGGAGCTCCTCCTCCCTGGGAACCTTGCCATCCAGTCTCTAGCCAGCAGGAAGACCCTGATTGAAGAAATCACTGTGGCTTCCCCGGTGCCGAGCCCCAGGCCCGACCCCCCACAGCTGAGCAAGCCCTCACCCACTCCCAACGCTGCTGCTGCCTCTGTGGAGGAGACGGAGGCCGTGTCTAGCCCCCCATCCCCTAATGCCCAGCCAAGCTCGCCCAGGACCCCATGCCGTCTGATCCATGAGCCCCTGAACCTTGCCCAGGGCGGAGTCTCCtggaatgaaaaggaagaaagtcagCTGTGGGGGACCCTGGAGAGCTTGTCGGGGAGCTTCACGGCCCTCCACCAGCGCCTCTCAGAGCTCCTAGACCTTCTGCATGGGAGGAAGCAGTCACCGCCCCCCACCACCTACCCGCCTACTCAAGATCCGTCTTTTCTTCTCATCAAGTACCAg AAGCCATCCCCAACAGGGCCCACGGAGGACAAGAGAGCAGTCCTTCTCTGTGATGGCAAGTTGCGCCTCCAGATGGTTCAGCAGATGTTTGGCCTCTCTCTGGTGGAGATGCAGCACG GCTCTCTCTGGATCGTCCTTTCTGCCGACAGCGAAGGCTTCGTCCCTCTCACGTTCTCCGCCTCCCAGGAGATCACTGTCCGAGATGGCAGCCGTAGTGGGCTGGGCTCCCCAACCCAGTGA